One region of Jonesiaceae bacterium BS-20 genomic DNA includes:
- a CDS encoding MFS transporter: protein MNTAPRPARGIGPLIVVLVLGFSSLCVSLMQSLVLPIQSELPTLLSTSASNASWVVTATLLGGAVAMPMAGRLADIYGKKPILVGSAVLLLMGAFLCAVADQFSLILAGRVLQGLAMGYVPVAISLVRDVAPREKSNSALAAVSAMMGVGGALGLPLAAWIVESFDWRMLFWLATVLAAIMIILSAAILPSSTVASGARFDLGGAAGLSAGLVALLVGVSKGNDWGWGSPTTLALILGGAVVLLGWGYFELRHDSPLVDLRTTAHLPVLMTNLAGLMVGFGMMAHAIVVPQLLQMPLAAGHGLGQTIMQTGLWMAPAGITMLLVSPLSSMFLTRLGGRITLAIGSGVIASGYTFAVFMTDAPWKLMVAASVASAGVAIAYAAMPTLIMNNVPQSKASSSVGVNALMRSIGSTVAGAVMAIMLTSNKVTVGDVSVAPQSAFQLCFVVGSAAALLALALTLLIPRSKPMPQQAQTTQQTGALVGAISKES from the coding sequence ATGAACACAGCACCTCGCCCCGCACGAGGAATTGGCCCTTTGATCGTTGTTTTGGTCTTGGGCTTCTCAAGTCTTTGTGTCTCGCTTATGCAGTCGCTCGTGCTGCCAATTCAATCTGAGTTGCCAACGTTGTTGAGCACCTCGGCCAGCAATGCTTCTTGGGTGGTGACTGCTACGCTCCTGGGTGGAGCTGTGGCAATGCCCATGGCAGGGCGGCTGGCGGATATTTACGGTAAGAAGCCTATTTTGGTGGGATCGGCCGTGCTGCTGTTGATGGGTGCTTTCTTGTGTGCCGTGGCAGACCAGTTTTCATTGATCCTGGCGGGACGGGTGTTGCAAGGCTTGGCAATGGGGTACGTGCCAGTAGCGATTAGTCTGGTGCGAGACGTCGCCCCGAGGGAAAAATCAAACTCGGCCCTAGCGGCGGTTAGCGCCATGATGGGCGTAGGAGGCGCACTTGGGCTTCCACTGGCTGCTTGGATTGTTGAGAGTTTCGATTGGCGGATGCTGTTTTGGCTGGCAACGGTGCTGGCTGCGATCATGATTATTTTGTCGGCAGCAATCTTGCCAAGCTCAACGGTCGCCTCCGGGGCAAGGTTTGACCTGGGCGGTGCGGCTGGGCTGTCGGCCGGTTTGGTGGCGCTGCTGGTTGGTGTGTCCAAAGGAAATGACTGGGGTTGGGGGAGCCCAACAACCCTCGCGTTGATCCTCGGTGGCGCTGTAGTGCTGCTCGGTTGGGGTTACTTCGAACTACGTCATGACTCGCCACTAGTAGACCTGCGGACAACCGCGCATCTTCCGGTTCTAATGACAAACCTGGCCGGTCTCATGGTCGGATTTGGCATGATGGCCCACGCAATCGTGGTGCCGCAACTCCTGCAAATGCCACTTGCGGCAGGCCACGGACTGGGCCAAACAATCATGCAAACTGGCCTGTGGATGGCGCCGGCCGGCATCACCATGCTCCTGGTCTCTCCGCTATCCTCAATGTTCCTCACCCGGCTTGGCGGCCGTATCACCCTAGCCATTGGCTCGGGAGTAATAGCGAGCGGTTACACCTTTGCCGTCTTCATGACGGACGCGCCATGGAAACTCATGGTGGCGGCATCGGTGGCTTCTGCCGGGGTAGCTATTGCCTATGCGGCCATGCCAACCCTGATCATGAACAACGTGCCGCAATCAAAGGCATCGTCTAGTGTGGGCGTCAACGCCCTCATGCGCTCGATTGGTTCAACCGTGGCCGGTGCGGTCATGGCAATCATGCTCACGAGCAACAAGGTGACCGTGGGGGACGTAAGTGTTGCTCCGCAAAGCGCCTTCCAACTCTGCTTTGTTGTTGGTTCGGCTGCCGCGCTACTCGCGCTTGCGTTAACACTGCTGATTCCGCGGTCCAAGCCAATGCCGCAGCAAGCCCAAACTACCCAACAAACCGGCGCACTGGTTGGCGCAATCTCCAAGGAGAGTTAA
- a CDS encoding helix-turn-helix domain-containing protein, whose product MDRNNTGYTVPSSSNENLAKELMALLENFDAQRRLLGQHATLKTADIRLLWLFNDGKSRTLKEMAAELGLEQSTVNRQVNAAINDSLLTRNKNDPTEPYRFEPSEFGTQEFSKYMAATTGAYTQTFAQLGNQNEEFMTLMRSFVASFTQSVQGSAP is encoded by the coding sequence ATGGATCGAAACAACACGGGATACACGGTGCCCTCAAGCAGCAACGAGAATCTGGCCAAAGAACTCATGGCCCTTCTGGAGAACTTTGACGCCCAGCGGCGCCTTCTAGGCCAGCACGCCACGCTCAAGACCGCAGACATCCGCCTACTGTGGCTTTTTAACGACGGCAAATCACGCACGCTCAAGGAAATGGCCGCTGAGCTGGGCCTTGAACAATCAACCGTGAACCGTCAGGTCAACGCGGCCATCAACGATTCTTTGCTGACCAGAAACAAAAACGATCCCACCGAGCCCTATCGGTTTGAACCGTCAGAATTTGGCACCCAAGAGTTCTCCAAGTACATGGCGGCAACCACCGGCGCTTACACCCAAACGTTTGCGCAGCTGGGCAACCAAAACGAGGAGTTTATGACGCTCATGCGCTCGTTTGTTGCCTCATTCACCCAAAGCGTTCAGGGCTCGGCACCTTAA